In Euleptes europaea isolate rEulEur1 chromosome 10, rEulEur1.hap1, whole genome shotgun sequence, the genomic window tttaaagactaacaaaatttctggcagggtatgagttttcatgacttCTCAgttcacctcttcagatacagctagaatgtgagtccatctatccttaagtagagaagagtgaattcagacacccaatggcaatagcatgtaaatgtcaatagtaGATAAATGACACTGGCAGGCGTGATTAGATTATGTGTGATCTGTAGAGGAGctgtaggcgtggagaaatcagcattggtaatgagacaggagtcccaggtctctattcaatccagtaCAATTCATTGTCTttagcttcattattagttgtaattcagcagtctctgaATGGGTTTAATCTGATCTGATGTTAAAACCATAGAATCTTAGGTGTATGAGTGACAGATGTGGCTAACAACATTAGAAAGGCATTGCTTGTGTTTTATTTGAGacatggacacatgaaactgctttgtactgagtcagactcttggtccatcaaagtcagtattgtctactcagactggcagaggctccccagggtctcaggcagagatctttcacatcacctacttgcctagtcccttgaacctgggaccttatgcatgccaagcagatgctctactactgagccacggctccagaacctgttctaccactgagccacagctccagaATTGGGCCAGAACTTGTTTAAAAGAAATGAAGTTGTTGTCCCAGAATATATAGGGGAAAATCTGTCTCGTCGCAGGCCTTAACCTACTAAGGTTTTGCATGTGATGATATAAGCTGACGTTTCTGTCCAACatggcaccgggtcattcctgacccacgtcacatccctacgtttactttgtgtacggggtggtttgccagtgccttccccagtcgtcttccctttacccccagcaagctgggtactcatttgaccgacctcggaaggatggaaggctgagtcaaccttgagccggctacctgaaaccgacttccgtcgggatcgaactgaggtcgtgagcagagcttggactacagtactgcagcttaatacaGTTTGTCACTGGCTCCTCTTTGCAGGTCTACGCGTGGGGCTATAACAATGCAGGGCAAGTCGGATCTGGCTCAACGGCCAATCAGCCAATTCCACGAAGAGTTACCAGCTGTTTACAAAACAAGATCGCAGTTAACATTGCTTGTGGACAGATGTGCTCAGTGGCTCTAGTGGAAAATGGCGAGGTAAGAGTATTCGTTGGCATTACAAGCACAGTTACTTTGTCCGATTTCTTTTTTGTACAACGTTGATGGTCTAATTACTgtaaggcttttaaaaaggaaagctggCATTGCACAGTGGTAATGTGATAGTTGCAGAAACATGCAGTACACATGCAAATTACACACTATGCATTTTCCTTGTGTGCGCATGCAGGCTTCATTGCTTAGTCAAGTCACTTGACGTTTTGAAGTCTATGCGGAGTGGGGAAAACATCCTCAGAACCAGGAATTTGGCAGGAGAGTGTTATATTCAGGCTAATGCAGAAGAGTGTTCTAAGCAAGCTTCCCCAAAGACGAGTCATGAACTCTTACAAAACTATATGGAATGAGGCATTCCATATAAATGGAAGACCTAAAAATGAGACAGGAAAAGTCCTAGGCCCCAATGTGTCAGTAAGGTCCCTGTTAAGTATGTCATTCTGGATGTTTTCTGACATCTCCGCACTTATCACACCCCTAACTTCCCATGCCTTGTCAGGAAAAGTGGCAAGTTCTAATGATTCCTTGCCTCTTTGAAACAGTGATTAACACTCTGTAGAGGAGCTAGGTTTGaggccagcagcaccttagagaccaataaaaaatttggagtataagctttcgagagtcaaacttGGAGAGTCACACTTGGAATATCAGTctccacacctaaaaaatgatattgcagagtttgggaaggtgcagaaaagagcaaccaaaatgatcaggcgACGATCATGGGGGGAAATTCACAAACTCTTTCCagaagagcaactgccctatgggggtcggttaaaacgcttagggctgtttagcttggaaagaaggcagttgaggggagacatgatagaggtctataaaattatgtatggtttggagagagtgttcagggagaagcttttctccctcataatactagaacacggggtcatctgctgaagctgtagggtgagattcaaaactgataaaaggaagtatctcttcacacaacgcatagttcagttgtggaactccctgccccaggatgtggtgatggctgccaacttggaaggctttaagaggagagtggaggagaggggtattcatggctactagtcaaaatggatcagaggagcatgcctaatatattaggtgctgtggaacacaggcaggacaatgctgctgcagtcatcttgcttgtgggctttcttagaggctcctggttggccactgtgtgaacagactgctggacttgatgggcctgggtctgatccagcatgggttttttttatgttcttaaagctcactttgtcagatactttcatcagagctttgactctcaaaagctcaaaccctgaaaatttagttggtctctaaggtgctactgtattCAAATCTAGCCGTTCTATTGCAGACCCTTTTCCTTTTAGCagttttgttttattgcattagctcaaagccatagaaaaataataaaaacaaaacaaaaacaagacaatCACAGTGTCgagtaaaatccataaaatatccGTTAGACGATTACACTACATGAAAAGCATTTAAAACATAGCCTTTATAGCTAAAAGAAGCAGAATTAATGGGTAACTTATTATTCCTATAATAATAAGGAGTGATCCAGGGTACATACAAATCAGAATCTCTTTATTTCTTCTCAGGTCTATGTCTGGGGTTACAATGGTAACGGTCAGCTTGGACTCGGCAACAACGGCAACCAACCCACGCCCTGCAGAATAGCAGCTTTGCAAGGCATTCGTGTGCAGAGGGTATGTGTTGCCCACTCCTCATGCCCGTCTTTGTCACAGTCATGCTTATCTAACTATCTTAAATcattaagaactaaaaaaaacaacccatacCTTTAATAACATGACAGGAAATGGTTCTTGTTTTTATGAGGGACCCAAAACACTAGTCACAATCATGCTGCCAAGGGGCACAATCCATTTTAAGACTGCTCCATAtgtatttcttatttatttatttatttatttacaaagtttGTGTCCTGCCTTTTTGCACTTACAAGGGCCactgaggcagctaacaattgaaaacatccatgataaaaatcacattTGCATTATGTCCTTCACCATGTACTTTACAAGTAACATATCCCCCCATCCTTTATTTTGTGTAACGTCCTGCCTGAGGAAAAGTTCTATAgaagtccaaagctgtttttcAAGTGTAAATCCAGATAATTTGCTCCATCTGTGAAAATCTACTTGACATGGAGGTGTAATCTTGCCAAAATATAGATAAAAGCCATTGACACGTATCCAGATTAATGgcagtttaaaaaaattgaactgAGAATGGATAAAtatgtgggtgtgtgtaaagtgccatcaagtctcagccgacttatggagaaccccttatggggttttcaaggcaagagactaacaggtggtttgccactgcctgccttcatgtagcaaccctggacttccttggtgtctcccatccaagtactaaccagggctgaccctgcttcgcttccaagatcaggctataccattctgccttccttcccatGGATAAATatagctccttccttccttccttccttccttccttccttccttccttccttccttccttccttccttccttccttccttccttccttccttccttccttccttccttccttccttccttccttccttccttcctttttttgttgttgttgttcctgtGTGCTGTCGTGAACGGGTTATTTTGTTTTGGTTCACCCATTCTCATTGGTAATTTCTCCAGagcaatttatataaacattcaggttatacatataaataaatacgTATTTCTGTATTGAGCCACAGATAGTActagaaaaaatattttgctgGAAAATTAACTGTGAGGGAACAAAACGGTGCAAAAATAAAGATTCACAGGTTCAGTTCACACAAGGAAGAAGCAAGATCAAAACTAAGATTTCCAAGTTGAACCAGcagggagcagagcttggatagCTTCCCTGCTTTGAGCTAGGGGCTGTTTGTAtttgctctttgtgtgtgtgtggtgttttggttttctttttttggccaCTGTAAACATACTTTGAATATCACCTATTTCAATTTTTAAATACCTAAAAAGGCTTAACATTCATGTGGACGTATTCTTATAACTTCTGTTAAATATCTGTTGCCAGGACAATGGGAAgtaatcccctcccccccacccttgggcATCTTTGCTGCTTCCTTGGATGTGACTAACCTGGCATGTTGTCATGGCAGTTCTTTAAATTTATGTATAGTGTAGGTATCCAAGTACATCTGAAAAGAAATTCTCTCTCACTGGGTTCTCCACAAACTCAGTACTGATGCACAGGTGGtttaagggaagggaaagaggaaacactgggggaagggaaagtgagatgccccttgcaagtccttggCGGGTTCCTGCTTGTATTTTATATTTCCAGGtgcaaaaattaaaatgcaataacACAAATCACTTTAGGAATTGACAGTGCCTTTTTTTGCAGGTTGCCTGTGGCTTTGCACATACATTAGTGCTGACAGACGAAGGTCAGCTGTATGCTTGGGGGGCCAATTCCTACGGCCAGCTGGGCACTGGCAACAGAAGTAACCAGTCGTATCCTGTACCAGTCACTGTGGCTAAGGACAGGTAATGTGGGATGCAGAGTCACTCCGTTAGCAATTACAGCCCGATCACGATggctagccatgttagtctgtgagctcacgaaagctcctaccctgccagaaattttgttagtctttaaggtgctactggactctggctcttttcaatTACAGacagaggcttatcgcacccagtccagggaaCGTTTCTGAACCCTTTATAACACGGAACATTCCTTCTCTCCCGCACCACATTTTCCCGTTTTGGTCATGAAGCCGTTTTAGAAACCTATAAAGCCTGCAATATCCCAAAACAGTTTTATGATGATTTAAAAACTTAAGCCGTTCCCTTAACGTTCTAGCCTTGGGTGCGATAACTCTCAGACGCTTTGAggacccttccctctgcccacgcCCACTTTTCCCAGCTGCCTCTGACTCCTCCCCTCCTGGTCACACCTCACCTCCCCCTCTGGTCAATCTTGTGGTCACTCCTTTTATTTGCTtgcgtcctccatttttttttattgccatctgcttttgctatcgttgggacaaagggaggcttgttcgttGAGACGAAGGGGAGGGAGTAGAAGAGAGCAGGCTACGGGATCCCAGATGGGACAATTTCAGCTGTGTACGCTCCTTTCAGCTGTGCACTCCTCCGATCACATTGGGGAATTGTCTGCTGTCTACCTAGCCTCAAcgggaatttcatgtttttggagagaaaaaaaccctttcttaacctccgaaccaccacagcgagcattcctggcagcctctggtaattgaagaaataaaagtgtacgcttgcaagctccccccttttatttaaaccatgataacttctagtgcacccccccaatctctaggcagaaggactttccctattctgcttctgggtcccgattgattgcaagacccctctgttttcccaaccacccaacttctagggcaccttcccccccccccccattagtttcactagtcggttacaatgcaatctgattagagagttctgtgtgtggtttgtgtCCGCGAGAGAACTAGAGGTGTCGGGGGGAAAACGTGAGCCTATTGGCCTATCGTTTGTCCTGTTGCACCGACGATCCTGCGCAGGCGCACCAAAATGCcgagggggggaggtggaggggaaccTAAGCAATGTCACGATTACGTGTTgctccctccactcccccccctttcttgtgTGTGCGCTATTTTATTcgaggtgcgctctgaaagcagacgtttcagaGATGTTAGAACAGGCAGGAGTACGAGGGGGAAATTGGAACTCGCATCCAGGACAAATgtttttaaggtgttttccacgtgtttcctggactgggtgcgataagccttaCAGTATTGCAGTGATTATATTATTTTTCTCAGGTTTTATCTATTAAGTTAGGATCTAAGGAAAAAAGTGCCATTATTGGATCTGGTTCTAAAGCATGTAGGTCCATAATAAGAGCATTTGAAAGGCAGGAGGGGATGACTCAGCACTGGAGACGGGTGTGATTTCACCCCCTTGCTTTCCCCTGCATTGGTAGCTCTTGGCCCACTGTGGTCTCCATGGTGGGAGGGGACCATTGGTGAAAatcactcccccccaccacaacacacacacaaacacacacttgtGGAAATACCCTGGCGCTGGGGGAAATAGACAATAGGATCCTACATGATATTGCAGTGAGATTTAGTACTACGTGCAGTACAGCCTTGTTGCATTGTTTCCTCACCTGTcttctgtatttgttttgttGAAAACCAAAGGAATAGAAAGCTTTGGCAGCCATGCGAAATGGAGCATGGGGCGCACGCAGACCTCAAAAAGGGGCTCTGATGCTCCCGGCATTGAGGGCTCTGAGCTTTTGCCACTGCATGTTGTTCTTACGCCCGCTGTCTTGTTTGCTTTTGAATGCAGACTCGTTGAGATCGCTGCGTGTCACTCGGTTCACACTTCCGCTGCTAAAACTCAGGGTGGCCAAGTGTACATGTGGGGTCTGTGCCGGGGTCAGTCCATCACTCTTCCGCACCTCACCCACTTCACCTGCACCGATGATGTGTTTGCTTGTTTCGCTACTCCCGCTGTGACGTGGCGCCTCCTGTCCGTAGGTGAGCTCCAAACGGGCCTTCTTGGGTTTGTGTTGCTGTGTTGTAACTAGCAATTGAAGGCATAGAAATGATATCTTCCATCTAGCTTGGGTCTCAGCTTGCCTCCTCTCCTGTCTTCTTTCTCTGACGTTAAACGCTTATTATCCGTTCTGTTCCCCTTGCTGCTGGTTTGCAAATGCCACTGGAACTAAGGATGGATCTACCTTCCTCTGCTGTTGGAAACTCTTCTTTGCTTGGTGCTCATAGACTGACACACATTACTCACACACATTACCCATCTCTTGGATATATTTAAATCAGACTTAAAAGCCCAGCAGTGTATTTGTGCCAGCAGTTTTTTCTGGGAAGAGGTGCAGGAACACTCATACGCTGCTCTGTATTTTGGCGGTATTTTCAATGAGAGCCAGACTTTGTGCTCTCTCTTCACCAGTGGCTTGAGAAGAAGCGCTCCGGTCTATTCCTGTCATGTCCCTGGATCAGTTGTCGAGGAAGGGCTGCAGCCTTCAAAGGCGAGCGGCAGGCCGACGCTCTTTTTGAGCTGCAGATCAGCCGATTTGGGGATAAAGTTAGTTGAGATCCACGGGGTTCCTCCCTGAGCTAGAACTCGTAAAGTTGTTGCTAAAAGATTTAGCACTAGTGGTGGCGAGCTGCAAACGGTGGCTATATTCTTGGCCGCCATgtatcctttttttgttttgcttgttcaGATAAGAAGCCTAATTAGGCCAAGAGGGTGATGATGAAAAGTCTCAgctgaccctgtaggattttcaaggcaagagggggtcaaagatggtttgccattgtctgcctctgcgtagcaaccctggacttccttggtggtctcccatccgagtagtAACCTTGGCTGACCaaggttagcttccaagatctgatcaggctagcttggatcATCCAGGCCAGGGTAGGCCAAGATGCTGTTTATCTGTTgccccagttgttttctgttgccccagaaggtcggaccagaaccaacgagttaaaattaaatcaaaagtttccaacagttagagcggttcctcggtggaacaggcttcctcgggaggtggtgagctctccttccccggaggttttaagcagagactagatggccatctgtcagtaatgctgattctatgaccttaggcagttcatgagaggcagttcatgagagggagggcatcttggccatcttctgggcatggagtaggggtcactgggtgtgtatgggggtggtagttgtgaaattcctgcattgttcagggggttggactagatgaccctggtggtcccttccaactctatgattctatgatctttttaGGTTGGGCCTTGGACGGAGAGTTCAGGATATTGCTGCCCTGCTGAAGGGAAAAGGCAAGAGCTTAACGGCAGCCATGAGCTGCCTGTCCGCCAGTCTTCCCCCGCCCTCCCTTCCTGGGTCTTGAAAATATACCCCCCTGTACTTCAGGGTGGTGGCTGCTGAGAGGAAAGCAGATAAAAATTAGTTCAGCGAGGCAGAAACTCAGTAACAGACCAAAGTCTTGGAATGAAGGCCATTCATGAGCTACCATTGCTAACTCTTCTTGGTATCATTTATCTTGAAGATAAATGATACCAAGGTGCTGGTTTTTGCTCAAAGGTGCTGGTTTAAGGACCTCAAGGAAATTCAGTAAGCGGCTGGGAACGTTGCCCTCCTGCACCTACAACGCTTGGTTGGGTGATTTTATTGTGTTGGATTTGAATTGTCCTGTATTGTATATTTGTTAGCACTTTGCTGACCTCTTGATTGAAAAGCAAGGTGTAAATTGCATGTGCTGTGAGAATTTTCAGCTGCTTATGCGACAAATGAGGATGTGGTTAGCCCATCAGTCACAAGCCAGACTGGACGATTCCTGTGATAAAGAGAACATCTGATGTGGCAAGTGCAAATTTCCTCTTCTGTGGAGGAATGCTGTATTAATTCATTTGCTACGTTCTCGTCAGGGAGTTTTGTAGCACAGAACAGTCTGTTTCTATTACATGCATAGAGTGAAGTTCTGCTTCTTGTTGGTTTGCATTGACGTAATTATAGTTTCagatgagtagccatgttggtcagcggtagaaaacagtgttgcacttacctgcacagaggccacgaagatgaacagTCCGGTAGATAccagtccggtagcaccttagaggccaacaagattttggggggtatgagcttacaagagtcaaagctccctttgtcagatacaagttggacttgtatctgacaaagggagcttggatTCTCTaaggctcataccctgaaaatcttgttggcctctaaggtgctcctggccttCTATCTAATTGATACCATTCTTATAAAACAAGAAGTACGAGgcaatattttaaatgtattcaCTTATGTCTTTATTTTAGAACCTGATGACCATCTAACAGTAGCTCAGTCCCTGAAGAAGGAGTTCGACAACCCAGATACTGCAGATTTGAAGTTTCAAGTAGAGGGAAAATACATTCATGTTCATAAAGTCCTTCTCAAAATTCGGTAGGAAGCTATTTTGAACTTAATATCGCTTCTCCCTTGCTATCATCTTagttttttgcttttcttttcttttgacattaaaacatttacacTTTTTCTTGACCTCAAGGAAATTCAGTAAGCGGCTGGGATCGCTGCCCTCCTCCTGCATCTACAACGCCTGCAATTtaagtgaggggctgtggctcagtgaaagagcctctgctttgcatgcagaaggtcccaggttcaatccccaggatctctagttaaaaggaccaagtagtgggtgatgtgaaagatctctacctgggaccctggagagccgttgccagtctgagtagacaatactggctttgacggaccaagggtctgattctgtataaggcagcgaGGGatggacattggggggggggggcggttggcTTCTTGGAATGCTTTGTTGCTGGATTTCACTCAGTTGAGCCAGATTGCCCAAGAGTTTGTATTCTGCTATAGATTTCTCGAGTTGTACCCACTTTGTATGGTATGCTGACAGTATGGCTGGTAATACCATTTCATGTAAAATAGGTGAAAGTGCTGTCAACTCAAAGATGCCCTTTGGGGGCCATAAGAGAAGTGTCACGGATGCAGTTGGCAGTAGCATTGGGGCTGTAAAATAGCAGCTACACAGCTCTGCACGTTTGGCCAACAAGTCATCGTCCTCCTCTCCCATCTAAACAAGTGAGCTCAAGATCAATAAATACTGGCTTCCATGAAGAAGTGCCCTTCTGAGAAAGAGAActggtatccacagatgggagccagcatgggtagtggttaagagaagtggtttggagtggtggactctgatctggagaatccaggtttgattccccactcctccacatgagcagcggatttgtttccccactcctacccatgaagccagctgggtaaccttgggctagtcacagctctcttagagctctctcagccccacctacctcacagggtgtctgttgtggggaggggaggggaggggaggggaaggggattgtaagctggtttgattctcccttaagtggtagagaaagtcagcatataaaaaccaactcctcttcttcatgcctTTGCCAATTGCCCACAATGTGCATAGATCTCCATTTCCTTTCGGACCAGACTGAAGGACAATTTCCTTGTTGCTGCCCGTCATGTGCCTTGTGTCTGCTGCATCTGGTGTTCAGTGGTTGTTGATGGAATGCAGAGGTAGTTACCCAACTAATAAGCCTGTGTAGCAGTTAAAAGAGCGAAGTGTGTTTCAGAAAAGGACATTAACCACTTGTTAGAGCTTCAGGAGTGGAAATTGTCAGTGTTGTGATTACACCACCTACCGCTGCTAAGTGGACAGCATGCGAATGAGTGTCTGAGCTCTACATAATTTATTTGGTGGGATAAAACAGCATCTATTAAAATATTCTTCACCTTTTTCCATCTCTTTGCCTGCCAGAGAAGAGAGTTGGTCTGCTCAGGATTCCAAGATGAAATCAGTGAAAGCTGTACTTGTGTGGTCCGCAGCTTCTTCAACCCTGGCCTGCCTTTCTTCTCATCCCAAGCCCGTTCTTCTGATAAAAATCCTTTGACTCGTGCTCTTTCTCATCACTGAGATTTTGCCCATTTTCTGCTCCTGTAATCTGTAGATCGCAGACTTCCTTCCAAGCATTCTCTCTTGCCTCTTCCGCTCCCTTGTGACACcttggtgccagcgtggtgtagtggttaggagcagcggactccaatctggtgaaccgggttggtttccccactcctacacatgaagccacctgggtgaccttgggctagtcacagctctctctgaactcttccagccccaccttacctcacaaggtgtctgttgtggggagaggaagggaaggagattgtaagcctgtttgattctgccttaaatggtagagaaagtcggcatataaaaaccagctcttcttcatgttAGGCAGACTAAAGGTCCTGCCAAATGCAGAGCTCAGAGGCACTTCACCAAAACTCCATATTCTGGCTGCTACTGTTGCTTTCTACTGGTGTCATAGAGACCATAAATCACCTCATCTTATTCTGTGATTGATAAACACCACTCAGACTTCTGGATCATACCTATCCCGAGTAAATATCAGATGACTGTGGGATCCCAAGTGACTTCTCTTTTGGTAGCAGATACCAGTCCGGAAATGATGAGTTCCGTTGCCAAATTCTTAGTACTTGTGGTTTCTTCATGGtacaccttaaaggtagaaaaaaacagcatataaaaaccaactcttcttcttctaccttgacGCCTTCCATGGTTGTTTTTTGTGTTGCACAACCATCTTCTCGCCATTTGCCGGTGTCATAATTCACATTATCTTTTGCATGCAACCTTGCAGGTGTGAGCACATCCGCTCAGTACTGAACAACAATAACGACGAAATTATTGAGATAAATGAATTCTCATATCCCGTTTACCGAGCGTTTTTGGAATATCTGTACACCGACAGCATCAGCCTTCCTCCTGAGGATGCGATAGGTAATACGTTTACTTAGAAAAGCTTCGAATTCATTTCCACCAGGCTAATATTGGCTATTTTTGATCCCAGTTGCAATCCAGTGAACAGGGAGAATGACATGAAGTAGTgtgttacaaatagggttgccaacctctaggtggagggttggggatctcctggaattacaactgatctccagctgacagagatcagttcccctggagtaaatgggtgttttgcagggtagactctatggcgtcaGACCCCTCTGgggtccctcgcctccccaaaccccgacctccccaggctccatccccaaatctcctggtttttccccagcagcagctggcaaccc contains:
- the RCBTB2 gene encoding RCC1 and BTB domain-containing protein 2, whose amino-acid sequence is MLDVGKWPVFALHSQEELKLIRQACVFGGAGNEVLYITENDEVFALGTNCSGCLGIGDMQSTIEPQRIDTLCGKKIACVSCGTGPHVVAATTDGEVYSWGHNSYSQLGNGTTNHVLLPCQVSTNLVNKKVIEVACGSHHSMVLTSDGEVYAWGYNNAGQVGSGSTANQPIPRRVTSCLQNKIAVNIACGQMCSVALVENGEVYVWGYNGNGQLGLGNNGNQPTPCRIAALQGIRVQRVACGFAHTLVLTDEGQLYAWGANSYGQLGTGNRSNQSYPVPVTVAKDRLVEIAACHSVHTSAAKTQGGQVYMWGLCRGQSITLPHLTHFTCTDDVFACFATPAVTWRLLSVEPDDHLTVAQSLKKEFDNPDTADLKFQVEGKYIHVHKVLLKIRCEHIRSVLNNNNDEIIEINEFSYPVYRAFLEYLYTDSISLPPEDAIGLLDLATYYRENRLKKLCQQTIKQGIGEENAIALLSAAVKYEAKDLEEFCFRFCINHLTMVTQTPGFAEMDHDLLKNFISKASRVGAFKN